One Danio aesculapii chromosome 13, fDanAes4.1, whole genome shotgun sequence DNA window includes the following coding sequences:
- the emx2 gene encoding homeobox protein EMX2, whose translation MFQPTPKRCFTIESLVAKDNPLPSSRSEEPIRPAALSYANSSQMNPFLNGFHSSGRGVYSNPDLVFAEAVSHPPNSAVPVHSVPPPHALAAHPLSSSHSPHPLFASQQRDPSTFYPWLIHRYRYLGHRFQGNETSPESFLLHNALARKPKRIRTAFSPSQLLRLEHAFEKNHYVVGAERKQLAHSLSLTETQVKVWFQNRRTKFKRQKLEEEGSDSQQKKKGTHHINRWRLATKQGSPEEIDVTSDD comes from the exons ATGTTTCAACCCACACCGAAGAGGTGTTTTACCATTGAGTCTTTGGTAGCGAAGGATAATCCTTTGCCATCGTCGAGATCCGAGGAGCCCATACGACCAGCGGCTCTCAGCTATGCAAACTCCAGCCAGATGAATCCATTTTTAAACGGCTTTCACTCCAGCGGCAGGGGCGTCTACTCAAACCCGGACTTGGTGTTCGCTGAGGCTGTTTCACATCCTCCCAACTCCGCCGTCCCAGTCCATTCAGTACCTCCTCCTCATGCTTTGGCTGCTCACCCACTGTCGTCCTCGCACAGTCCGCACCCTCTTTTCGCAAGCCAGCAAAGGGACCCTTCAACTTTTTACCCGTGGTTGATACATAGATATAGATACTTGGGTCACAGATTTCAAG GAAACGAAACGAGTCCTGAAAGCTTCCTATTGCACAATGCGCTAGCAAGAAAGCCCAAAAGGATTCGTACAGCTTTTTCACCATCACAGCTACTACGGCTTGAACATGCTTTCGAAAAAAATCATTACGTCGTCGGTGCGGAACGAAAACAACTCGCTCACAGTCTTAGCCTCACAGAAACTCAG GTAAAAGTTTGGTTTCAGAATCGAAGGACGAAGTTCAAGCGTCAGAAACTGGAAGAGGAAGGGTCGGATTCACAACAGAAAAAGAAAGGAACTCATCACATAAACCGATGGAGACTGGCCACAAAACAAGGAAGCCCTGAGGAAATTGACGTCACCTCAGACGATTAA